From Methanobacterium sp., a single genomic window includes:
- a CDS encoding ATP-binding protein gives MKCYLTNCFMGFMLFDESFTLIDYELFPKGKLAERVIELNKGNLTLQEESILKRNIKKCDSITIETNLTLSKYKNLKGASKFKFETPNVAGDFLRSNIDKILVENGILEAEDDLNEILHDLSIEIINYKLKEASKTRDSYLIQAINSIDEIDDATGKLIERLREWHSIHFPELNKIKNQEKYVNLVAEYGDMSSIIESGLLDEIYIADQSTGAEIGDFDLEMVKNFADSIKSLQDTKKSLTDYVEQKMNEIAPNLSDLVGSLLGAKLVAHAGSLERLSLLPSSTVQIMGAEKALFRHLKTGERPPKHGLIYQYPEIRSAKWWLKGKIARALAAKISLAVRKDVYSGEFDAGIKESFEEHLEELKKKYPFPPRTKKAQKNGKKGKKKMKKKKRDKYRKKIEDYY, from the coding sequence ATGAAATGCTATCTTACAAATTGTTTCATGGGCTTTATGCTCTTTGATGAAAGTTTCACACTCATAGATTATGAACTTTTCCCAAAAGGAAAACTTGCAGAAAGAGTTATAGAATTAAATAAAGGGAATTTAACTCTCCAGGAAGAGTCAATATTAAAAAGAAATATCAAAAAATGCGATTCAATAACAATTGAAACAAATCTAACTTTATCAAAGTATAAGAACTTAAAGGGAGCATCTAAATTTAAATTTGAAACTCCAAATGTTGCCGGTGACTTTCTAAGATCAAACATTGATAAAATACTGGTAGAAAATGGAATCTTAGAAGCAGAAGATGATTTAAATGAAATATTACATGATTTATCCATTGAAATTATCAATTATAAATTAAAAGAAGCTTCTAAAACCAGGGATAGCTATTTAATCCAGGCAATAAATTCAATAGATGAAATTGACGATGCAACAGGCAAATTGATTGAAAGATTAAGGGAATGGCACTCAATCCATTTCCCTGAACTGAATAAAATAAAAAATCAGGAAAAATATGTAAACCTAGTAGCTGAATATGGTGATATGAGCTCCATAATAGAATCAGGACTTTTAGATGAGATATATATTGCAGATCAAAGCACTGGGGCTGAAATTGGGGATTTCGACCTTGAAATGGTTAAAAACTTCGCAGATTCCATAAAGTCACTTCAAGACACTAAAAAATCCCTTACAGATTATGTTGAACAGAAAATGAATGAAATTGCACCGAATTTAAGCGACCTTGTGGGGTCATTGCTGGGTGCAAAGCTTGTAGCCCATGCAGGGAGCTTAGAAAGATTGTCTTTGCTTCCATCAAGCACTGTTCAAATTATGGGTGCTGAAAAAGCCCTTTTCAGGCATCTAAAAACTGGAGAAAGGCCTCCAAAGCATGGCCTGATATATCAGTATCCTGAAATTAGAAGCGCTAAATGGTGGCTTAAAGGAAAAATTGCCAGAGCTTTGGCTGCTAAAATATCTCTTGCAGTTAGAAAGGATGTTTATTCTGGTGAATTTGATGCAGGTATAAAAGAAAGCTTTGAAGAACATCTTGAAGAGCTTAAAAAGAAATATCCATTTCCTCCAAGGACTAAAAAAGCCCAGAAGAACGGTAAGAAGGGTAAAAAGAAGATGAAAAAGAAAAAGAGGGATAAATACAGAAAAAAGATTGAAGATTACTATTGA
- a CDS encoding AI-2E family transporter produces MIYKLKGTLTSAVFVILALLIISFFILTPMMSMIILGLAFAYGVRPISKRMLTNLKFETLSIIAAMIVLILPLIIIIAIVISSFIESVPIIVGVAKNSNLGNINSTTVQQLLPVGLQTYTGSLIKAANVGIEDILRNSLNYLVNYVGSIPTIAFQLFIFLASTFYFAKDGDKLLEYIKFAIPTDREHYFDTLFREVERVLKSIFFGHFLTAILTGIIGGVGFWIIGYPFPSFLGILTGFFQLIPFIGHWPLPIVLAAYSIFTGSYLQAFAVITLGLIMSLVDIYIRPKISSKYADIHPLIFILGFLCGPLVFGLVGFILGPLILGVTYAAVKAYKKENDLVKKNKKINP; encoded by the coding sequence ATGATTTATAAGTTAAAAGGTACTTTAACATCAGCGGTTTTTGTTATTTTGGCACTTCTTATCATTTCATTTTTCATTCTAACCCCTATGATGAGCATGATTATCCTTGGTCTTGCCTTTGCATATGGAGTTCGTCCAATCTCCAAAAGGATGTTAACCAATTTAAAATTTGAGACACTTTCCATAATAGCCGCAATGATAGTACTTATTTTACCCCTAATAATCATCATCGCTATTGTTATAAGTTCTTTTATTGAATCTGTACCTATAATTGTTGGGGTGGCAAAAAACAGTAATTTAGGCAATATAAATTCCACAACAGTGCAGCAGTTACTGCCAGTAGGACTCCAGACATATACTGGTTCATTAATTAAAGCTGCAAATGTAGGAATTGAAGATATTTTGAGGAATTCGTTGAATTATCTTGTTAATTATGTAGGATCTATACCAACTATTGCTTTCCAGCTCTTCATATTCTTAGCATCAACTTTCTACTTTGCAAAGGACGGTGATAAGTTATTGGAATATATCAAATTTGCCATTCCAACTGATAGAGAGCATTATTTTGATACTCTTTTTAGAGAAGTTGAAAGGGTTTTAAAGAGCATATTTTTTGGACATTTTCTTACCGCAATTTTAACTGGTATAATTGGAGGAGTTGGATTCTGGATCATAGGATATCCTTTCCCTTCATTTTTAGGAATATTAACCGGTTTCTTCCAGCTCATACCGTTTATTGGTCACTGGCCCCTACCTATTGTCCTTGCGGCTTATAGCATTTTTACAGGGAGCTACTTACAAGCTTTTGCTGTTATAACCCTTGGATTGATTATGAGCTTGGTTGACATTTATATCAGACCCAAAATATCCAGTAAATATGCAGATATTCACCCCCTGATATTCATACTCGGATTCCTGTGCGGACCATTGGTATTTGGTCTGGTTGGTTTTATTTTAGGCCCTCTTATATTAGGGGTTA
- a CDS encoding dihydroorotate dehydrogenase electron transfer subunit translates to MHIPKTIAIKRIIKETETVKTFIFDFPTNNITPGQFMMVWNFEDEKPMSISLIDREKNEIGISIKKVGPFTEAVHSLKVGDKLGLRGPYGHGFEIKGSKILAVGGGVGMAPIAAFVEYARNKGVDVDVITAAATKDELLFMDKLKATDITAYACTDDGSFGFCGFATEFMEKILQENDYDMIVTCGPEVMMKGVFEIAEKYKIQAQFSLERYMKCGIGICGQCCVDDTGWRVCVEGPVFSIEDIRLISEFGKYKRDASGIKHNI, encoded by the coding sequence ATGCATATTCCTAAAACTATTGCAATAAAAAGAATAATTAAAGAAACTGAAACTGTTAAAACATTTATATTCGATTTTCCCACTAATAACATCACACCCGGGCAATTTATGATGGTGTGGAACTTTGAAGACGAAAAACCAATGTCGATTTCTTTAATTGACCGGGAAAAAAACGAAATAGGCATATCCATCAAGAAAGTAGGTCCTTTTACAGAAGCTGTACACTCTCTCAAGGTTGGGGATAAACTCGGTTTAAGAGGTCCTTACGGGCATGGCTTTGAAATAAAGGGTTCAAAAATTCTTGCAGTGGGTGGTGGCGTAGGTATGGCTCCTATTGCTGCTTTTGTAGAGTATGCACGAAATAAAGGTGTTGATGTAGATGTTATAACTGCTGCAGCAACAAAAGATGAACTTTTATTTATGGATAAGCTTAAAGCTACAGATATCACTGCCTATGCATGTACAGATGATGGAAGCTTTGGATTTTGCGGTTTTGCCACTGAATTCATGGAAAAAATTCTCCAGGAGAATGATTACGACATGATTGTAACCTGCGGTCCTGAGGTTATGATGAAAGGAGTATTTGAAATCGCAGAAAAATATAAAATCCAGGCCCAATTTTCTCTTGAACGTTATATGAAATGTGGTATAGGCATATGCGGTCAATGCTGCGTGGATGATACGGGTTGGAGAGTTTGTGTGGAAGGTCCGGTGTTTTCAATTGAAGATATTAGATTAATTTCAGAATTCGGAAAATATAAAAGAGATGCATCAGGAATAAAGCATAATATTTAA
- a CDS encoding fibrillarin-like rRNA/tRNA 2'-O-methyltransferase: MEIIQKFQGVYEIDGHVATENFNQGIKVYGERLVEIEGKEYRIWDPRRSKLSAAIQNGLETFPFNEDSKVLYLGASAGTTPSHISDICKNGLIYSVEFSPKMMHKLADLSRERKNIIPILDDATKPKNYMNLLQKVDVLYSDVAQPNQSELFMDNARLYLKEDGIGILMIKARSIDVTKAPNKIFKEEESKLKTHGFKVTEKVKLEPYEKDHIAFVCEFSF, encoded by the coding sequence ATGGAAATCATTCAAAAATTTCAGGGAGTATATGAAATTGATGGCCATGTGGCCACAGAAAATTTTAATCAGGGAATTAAAGTTTACGGTGAACGATTGGTTGAAATTGAAGGTAAAGAATACAGAATATGGGATCCAAGACGTTCAAAACTTTCAGCTGCAATTCAAAATGGTCTGGAAACATTTCCATTTAATGAAGACTCAAAAGTGCTCTATTTAGGGGCATCAGCGGGTACTACTCCCTCACATATCTCGGATATATGTAAAAATGGCCTGATTTATTCTGTTGAGTTTTCGCCGAAGATGATGCATAAACTGGCTGATTTGAGTCGGGAACGTAAAAATATCATTCCAATCCTTGACGATGCTACAAAGCCAAAGAATTACATGAATTTACTTCAAAAAGTGGATGTTCTTTATTCAGATGTGGCTCAACCAAACCAATCTGAACTTTTCATGGATAACGCCCGTTTATATCTAAAAGAGGATGGAATTGGCATATTGATGATAAAAGCAAGGAGTATTGACGTTACAAAAGCCCCAAATAAGATATTCAAAGAAGAAGAATCAAAATTAAAAACACATGGATTTAAAGTGACCGAGAAGGTCAAGTTAGAGCCTTATGAGAAGGATCACATTGCTTTTGTTTGTGAATTTAGTTTCTAA
- a CDS encoding dihydroorotate dehydrogenase, with the protein MLETELCNVKMKNPTMLAAGILGSTASSLNWASRSGAGAVVTKSFGLNPNKGYNNPTTVEVTGGVINAIGLSNPGVDAFLEELKKIDSSTTTVASIYGSSSDEFSQIASKIENYADMIELNVSCPHAQKGCGASIGEDPELTASIVKAVKNTVKIPVIVKLTPNVTDIVEIAIWSQKAGCDGLTLINSVGPGMRIDIESGNPILSNKFGGLSGPAIKPIALRCVYDIYDAVEIPIIGVGGIADYRDAVEFMFAGAKCVQIGTAIMYKGLDIFKEINDGIQKFMIEKEYETIDEMVGIAH; encoded by the coding sequence ATGTTAGAAACTGAATTATGTAACGTTAAAATGAAAAATCCAACAATGTTAGCCGCAGGCATACTGGGAAGCACAGCCTCCTCGCTTAACTGGGCTTCAAGAAGTGGAGCTGGCGCAGTAGTGACTAAATCTTTTGGTTTGAACCCAAATAAAGGCTATAATAATCCTACAACAGTTGAAGTTACTGGCGGAGTTATAAATGCAATAGGACTTTCAAATCCCGGTGTAGATGCTTTTCTGGAAGAACTTAAAAAGATAGATAGTTCCACCACGACTGTTGCTTCCATTTATGGCTCTTCAAGTGATGAATTTTCTCAAATTGCCTCTAAAATAGAGAATTATGCAGATATGATTGAATTAAATGTTTCCTGTCCCCATGCACAGAAGGGATGCGGAGCTTCAATAGGAGAAGACCCAGAACTAACAGCCAGTATAGTTAAAGCAGTGAAAAATACTGTTAAAATTCCCGTAATTGTAAAATTAACCCCTAATGTTACTGATATTGTTGAAATTGCCATATGGTCCCAAAAAGCGGGATGTGACGGTTTAACACTTATTAATTCAGTTGGTCCGGGGATGAGGATTGATATTGAATCTGGAAATCCAATTCTTTCCAATAAATTCGGTGGACTGTCAGGCCCTGCAATAAAACCAATTGCTCTTCGATGTGTCTATGATATATATGACGCAGTTGAAATTCCAATCATTGGTGTGGGCGGTATAGCAGATTACAGGGACGCTGTAGAATTCATGTTCGCAGGTGCAAAGTGTGTTCAAATTGGAACCGCAATTATGTATAAAGGACTGGATATCTTCAAAGAAATTAATGATGGAATCCAAAAATTCATGATAGAAAAGGAGTACGAAACCATCGATGAAATGGTTGGAATAGCCCATTAA